Genomic window (Paraburkholderia phenazinium):
CGAATCGAGCATCACGACACCCTTCACCCACTGCGGTTTCTTCAGCGCGGCCATCAGCGACAGATAACCACCCAGCGAATGGCCGACCAGCCACACCGGCTGCTCATAGGAACGGCTGATGTCGTCGAGCAACTGTTCGACCAGATGCGGCCAGTCCTGCGTCACCGGAAAGCGTGTGTCGTGGCCGATGCGCTCGATGAAACGCACGTCGTAGTCGTCGGCGAGCTCGGCGAAGATGGTCCGGTAGGTCGACGCGGGAAAACCGTTCGCGTGCGAGAAATGGATGATGTTTTTCAAGTGCTGCTGTCTCCGTTCCTGATTCTGTGAGCCTGGGGGCACGGCCGGCTGCGGCGCATGCGGCTTTCATCGATCCATCCAGTACCGGCGATGCGCGCTGCGATAGCGTTCGAGCCAGAGCGTCGCGCGCGGCGCCGGGCCGCCCTGCGCGGGCGGGTCCTGGGCGGAGTCGCTGCCGGCCAGGATCTGCACCGCGCCGTCCTCGTCGCTGCGCGTCAGTTCGATATGCCGCGCCAGATAGCGCTCGAAGACGCCCGGGTTGGGATGGTGAAAACGGTTGCGATAGCCTACCTGAAATACCGCGACCAGCGGCTCGATAGAGTCGAGGAACGGCTCGGTCGAGGAGGTCTTGCTGCCGTGATGCGGCACGAGGAGGATCTGCGCGGACAAGGCTGCACGGTCGCGCGCGAGCAGGATGCGCTCGACCGGGGCTTCGATATCCGCGGCCAGCAGGGCGGCGAGATGAGGCGTGGGGACGGCGTTGTCCGCGCTGGCTGCCGTGTTGGCCGTGTTGGCTGCGGACATCGCGGGGCCACTGGTAGCAAGCGCACCCGCGGTACTGACGCGCAACACGCAGCAATGCGCATTCGGCTTGCCCTCCAACGGCCCCGGATCCGGCCAGAGCATGCTGAACTCGACGCCATCCCACTGCCAGTGCTGACCCGCCGCGCAGCGCACGGTATCGGCGCCAACCGCGCGCGCCTTGTCCCACAGCCCATTCGAAGGCGCGAGCCCAGCCAGCAACTGACGCACCTCAACACCTTCGAGTACGGCCGGCGCGCCGCCCGAGTGATCGGAATCGGCGTGGCTGATCACCATCGTGTCCAACGTGTACACACCGTTGGCCTGCAGGTACGGCACGACGACCCGCTCGCCCGCATGCGTCGATTCCGGTCCGGGCCCGGCATCGAATAGCAACGCGTGATGCTCGGTTTCCACGAGGATCGACGAGCCCTGGCCGATGTCGAGCGCAGTCAGCCTGAACGCACCGGGCGGCGGACCGGGCGGAGGCGGCAACAGGAGCGGCAACCAGGTCAGCGGTGCCGCCCAGCGCAACGGCCAGCCGCGCGGCGCGAGGCACCACGCGACGCCGATTGCGGCCGCGGCCAGCGCCCAGCCGTTTGGCTGCGGCACACGCCAGAGCGCCCAACTGACGCCCGAGAGCGTCTGCAGACCGGCGGCCAGCAGTTCGAGCAGTGCGTGAGCGGCGTGAAATGCGTAGGCATCGAACGGCATGGGCAAAGCGACCCCCGCCAGTACGGCGGGCGTCACGAAGAGACTCACCCAGGGAATCGCAAACGCGTTGGCGAGCGGCCCAATCAGGGGAATCTGCGAGAACCAGTAAACGGTCAGCGGTGCCAGCGCGACGGTCACCGCGAACTGCACCTGTGCGGCACTGCGCAAGCGTGCCGCAAACGCCCGGGCGCGAACGCGCAATGCGGCGAGCATGCGCGCGGCGAAGCGCCGAAAGGGCACGCGGCTTGATAGCGTAGTCGGAAGCGCGCTCAGGGGTCCGCTCACCTCCGCGCCAGGGTGTGCAATGGAGTCTACGTTGGGTTGTGCCGTCACTTGCGCGCAGGCAGGTGCATTGAAGCGAGCGCCTGAGTCCGCGCCCGTACCGCCGTGCGCCTCCAACCCAGCCTCAGCATCCT
Coding sequences:
- a CDS encoding ComEC/Rec2 family competence protein codes for the protein MRAVWGGFALGVIALQQQAALPEWRGWLVLLLVMSTAFVWAVWAMRGRVRWRMRSGWCAVWVAAACAGFGYAAWRAELRLAVSLPGAWEGRDIEVQGAVHGLPNRDDKGVRFLFDVDSAAAPIAHFPRTIQLSWIDEQGPPPPVLEPGARWRLTVRLKRPHGNANYGVRDAEAGLLARNVRAMGYVSQPETARRLAGFAHGWGVGVDRWRAALRARIDTVLADAPHRGIVVALAVGAQDEVSAADWTLMRATGTSHLVAISGLHIGFVAGLAGWLAGALWRRSCFVGRNWPLKIPAQKVAVCAGVLFAAMHAALAGFNVPAQRALWMAGAVALAFVSGRSVAPSWVLGWALGLVLLLDPWAVVSAGFWLSFCAVAAIVYAMSGRPRVRDDEGHDEQDAEAGLEAHGGTGADSGARFNAPACAQVTAQPNVDSIAHPGAEVSGPLSALPTTLSSRVPFRRFAARMLAALRVRARAFAARLRSAAQVQFAVTVALAPLTVYWFSQIPLIGPLANAFAIPWVSLFVTPAVLAGVALPMPFDAYAFHAAHALLELLAAGLQTLSGVSWALWRVPQPNGWALAAAAIGVAWCLAPRGWPLRWAAPLTWLPLLLPPPPGPPPGAFRLTALDIGQGSSILVETEHHALLFDAGPGPESTHAGERVVVPYLQANGVYTLDTMVISHADSDHSGGAPAVLEGVEVRQLLAGLAPSNGLWDKARAVGADTVRCAAGQHWQWDGVEFSMLWPDPGPLEGKPNAHCCVLRVSTAGALATSGPAMSAANTANTAASADNAVPTPHLAALLAADIEAPVERILLARDRAALSAQILLVPHHGSKTSSTEPFLDSIEPLVAVFQVGYRNRFHHPNPGVFERYLARHIELTRSDEDGAVQILAGSDSAQDPPAQGGPAPRATLWLERYRSAHRRYWMDR